The nucleotide sequence GGTTCTGCTTTGAAACGTGGCTTAATTCGAATGCGTACGAGGTCACCAGGACAAAAAGTAGTCGTTTTTGCTCGACGTCTTTCGTCTGTGATCCTCTTCATATACTGTTGTTTCTGCTCCACGTGTTCTCTTAACGCTTGTAATGTTTCTGTTGGATCTTGACGAGTTGGAATTCCAACAATATCTAGCCTCGTCCGTGGCTGTTTTCCATGTAGTAGTTTCGCTGGAGACTGACCAGTGGTGTTATGGGGAATAGTTCTGAACGCCGAGGTACTCTGTAACAGCCGTGCGCAGAGGTTCCCGTTCAAAAGATGCCAGTTGGACATACTGTTTGAACGGGCGGTTGAACCTTTCCACTAATCCGTTTCCTTGCGGGTAGTACAAAGAGGAGCAGAGATGTTTAATTGCTCGCTCTTTCAGAAAGTTCTCAAATTCACTTGAGTTGAACTGTGACCCGTTATCAGCGACTATTTCTTGTGGATATCCCTTTCTGCTGAACACTTGCTGTAGAAAGGTGATAATAGTGGCTGACGTGACAGAAGCGGAGAAGAATACTTCTGGCCACTTACTGTAATAGTCCACGAGTGTTACCGCAAATCTGCAATCTGGCGATGCCTTCTCGAATGGCCCGGTGATGTCTCCCAGTAAACCAAATATGTCCCAAGGATATCCTGGGGAAGAACTGAATTTGACATTTGGATGTCCCAGGAATGTTCGTGAACGTCCCGTTTACGTCCGTGCGACGTTCCTGGGAACAgactttcttcctcattttgcagTCCGGGGGACATCCTATGAACGTCTCCGTTGGATATCTGGATGTGAATGGGACGTTTACCGTTTCATATCAAATTAGCTTGTATGCTGAGCATTATGCATTATTATTCAGTTTTTGTTATCTGTCCACGTTTTAGAAATAGTTTTGGATAAATAATCGACATATTTTATTTGAGAACGGTATGCAACCGCTGTATATAGCTATGGATACAGCACTTATCGGCAatgccacgtgaccttgcgtATCACATTGTTGTTATGGGATACCGCTTGCACTTCCACATACACAAATATGTGATATCGAGTGAGCACTACCTACGGAGGCCTGTGGTGGCCTCttttggcgtactggatggagcatatactgaaatgagaGTTGTAGGAGTAAGTTCAGTAAGTGTACAGCGCGGTGAACTACGATTGTAACGGTGAAGACGTTTTGGGAACTAATTAGTTCGTGTGCCAACAACGCCGAAGCATAACCGTGGATACTTTTGGCGTCCCTTTCTCataaacattgtgtttttaattcaaactaTCTTTCATGATGTGATTACTCTGCAAATAAAGGTCTAAACCCAAAATGTTTCTCGCTTTGCTTACGTCACTCCAGTAAGCGTCACGTGTCCCAGATATGTGCGCAAAATGCAACGCGGTGGGGCAATTGTTTTTACATCCTGCAGATGTCCCTGGGAGATACAATGTCGGACGATTTTCaacgtcacattgtggacgtccaaATAACGTCCATAGGGGAGGTGCGTGACTTTTCTGGGACgtccctgggatatttctggtttactgggctaTTGCAAGCTTCTCCCACGGCATACTTGGAAATGGTACGGAAGTAAGCGGTTGGGTTCGCGGTTTGGCGGTTTTATCCGCGGCTTTGCAGATTCCACAACTACGTACCACACGTTCCATTGCGCATCCATGCGAGGTCACCAAAAGATGTCTCGtaatctttgttttgttttcactATGCCTGGATGAGACTCATGACCATTTTGTACTATGGCTTCGGTAAGTGCTGTTGGTACGACTATTCAGTCTTCCCGGAGAAGTATGTCTTCAATGCAGGACAGTTCTTCTCTTACGTGGAAGTACAGAATATCTTGTTCTTCCAAGCACTGCTTAGACGGCCAACCGTCTGCGACGTACTTCTTGATTATTTGAAGCGTTGACTCCTCTGTTACCTTCTCCTGCAGTATTTCTCGACTGATGGGACCTGTCACAACTGATACAATTTCTTCCTCGAACTGTGTAGGAGTCTAGTCGTTCATCGGAAGGCGAGATAATGCATCCGCAACAACATTTTCCGTTCCTTTGTAGTACTGAACTTTGAAGTCATAGGCCAGTAATCTTGCACAGCACCGTGAAATACGTAGCGGGCGGTGACCAGACCCTTGTGAAGATAAAAGCGTCACGAGTGCTTGATGATCAGTTCGAAGAACGAAATGTCGCCCCATAAGTACACGTGCCAGCGCTCACAAGCCCATAAACAGGCTAAGGTCTTATGCTCACCTGCGGAGTACTTCTTTTCATGTGGGGCCAGTGTTCTTGATGCAAAAGCAACGGTTCGCAATTTACCGTCCTTTTTCTGTTGCAACACAGCTCCTACTCCAATGGATGATGCATCCGTTGTCACTATGACGTCCAAAGTAGGGTCGAAAGGTTGCAGGATGTTCTCTGTGGCCAGCAGAGTTTCTAGTTCCCGAAACGCATCATCAGCTTCGTGGTGCCAGGCAAACTGTTCTTCTTTTCGAAGCATCTTGCGACGCGGTTCTACAACGTCAGCATAATGTGGTATGAATCGTGAGTAATACCCTGCCATGCCTAAAAAGGAACGTAATGCTGCTACATCTGTTGGTGAAGGTGCGTCCAAGATGGCTTGTACTTTGTTTTCTTGGGGACTGATCCCACGACCACTGACCTTGTGCCCGAGAAATGTGATTTCTTTCTGAGCGAAAATGCATTTGTTATTAAGCCTGAGCCCTGTATTAGCAATGCGCCGTAGTGCTCCACGAAGATTTCTTTCATGTTCCGCTTCGTTTCGTCCGTAAATGATTATGTCATCAATGTATACCATTACACCATTGCAGCCACGTAGAACCTTGGTCATCATTCGTTGGAACGCTGGTGGAGCTGACGACAGTTCAAAGCATACCCGTGTAAAACGGTATAGTCCTTCATGTGTGATGAATGTGGTAATTTCCCTGCTTTGCTAGTCCAACTGAAGTTTATGATATGCCGAAGCCAAGTCCAGCTTTGAAAATACTGTGGCTTCAGATAAAGAGTTCAGCATCTCTTCTATATGTGGTAGACAAAAAACATCCATGATAATTGCCTTGTTGACTTCACGCAAATCCACACAAAGCCTGATGCTTCCATTTGACTTTAGGACGACCACGACCGGTGAAATCCATTCTGAAGCTGTAACAGGCTCAATGATGTGTTTATCCTGGAGGCGTCGAAGTTCCTCAGAGACTTGTTGACGAAGAGCGAGAGGTAATCTTCTTAACTTTGCTGCAACCAGCTTTACCTCGGGACGTATTTTCACTTTGTGAGTCAAACCTTTGGCCATTCCAATATCTTCCGAGAATAAGTCTGTAAATTCATTCCTGAGGTTCGGCGGTAGTGCAGTTGCATACATAGAAACTGCAAAACATTTCAGTTCTGCTCCGTCCAACCGAAGCTTTAGCTTGCTAATGGCGTCCATGCCTAGTAACGTTGTCCCCTGGGGTACGATGTGAAAGTTGATCTTTGAAGATGCATTCTTGTACACGACGTTTGCCTCAAAGCATCCTATTACTGGTATGGGACTCCCTGAGTAGTTCCGTAGGGACACGTTGGAATTGTGTAGAGGAAATTTGTGCCGGAACTTAGAAGGAAATATGTCAGATGACATGAGTGCtgacgtgggttcgaatcccatcctcgtcgccaaaaTGTGGTGTCGCCGAGTCCCGAAGAATGAGCCATGCTCGAGCGTCCGTGCTCACAACTCAACGCCTTTATTCTTCCTCTTCGTCATCCATCTCATATCACAACACAACCCTAGGTTGCATATGAGTGCGTCTCTCTAAATTCTctctcttgtttttctttttttcgtgtaCATATAGTGAGATATATAGATTGATATGTATCACGTGTGGCTTATATTTGTTGAagtcagggttgcggagttgccactccggagttggaaagATTCCGGtgtcattccagatttagcacaGCACGAagtggaattggaatggaatggcagaaactgtcctaggaatgggaatggtctgggtgccccggagGCAGTTTTgatttcaacgtgctggtttctgccctcgcacccgTTGCACTGCACCTGCACTCGGTCaggagtgaaataaccttgtctttgtgcttttttcgtgcttggtaatgtcaatctcctctagcaatGCTGGACTTAACAGTATGGTTGCCTGTCCTTTTCTTTATTGAGGggattaacggaatggaattgggttgccaagccactccaggagtgggaactgaccgtACCTTTTCATTCCCAGAAATTCAAAATAATGAAATTAttgcaaatctccattccttggaatggaattggaacggaatgggagacccTGTTCCGCAACCCTGATTCGGACTGCCTGCAGTCTACCTGAAAAATCTTTTCTTTCTCGGCCTGTGAGGCAGGCAATTTATGCTACTTCATCTTCCTTTAGATACCTCATTGACGACAGGTGAACGATCTAGATGTCCTCGTAATCATACATGCTTATGAACTCTGGACATTGAACATGGACTTTGGATACGGAAATGGAAATGGCCCACTTGTCTTCAATAAGGTATCTAAAGTCAGATTAAGAAATACAAGCATCATGCATGAAGAAAATGCAAAATATCGAGATTAGAACACGGACACAGACCACTATGTTAGTTGCTGGTGCTCAGACCACAAAGCATTCAGGAAAGCAGAGTGAAAATACATAGATATGTACAGATTTTCAGAGATAAAGTTAACAGAATATTGCTTTTCTAATACGTCGTTAGCTGATTGGATTTTAGTCAcaattgtttttctttctaATCGTTGGTAGGATACCTACCCTGTGCCCAGTACGAAGACATGCACTTCTTCAAAGAGGTCAGAGTGGTCAGTCATGTAGGTCCACCTGAACTTTTCCAAAGTGGTTCGCATATCGGTAGCGCTATCATGGCCATATTTGGCAAAAGTTGAAATGTACTTGTCATCGATCGCCTGTAATAAACGTAGATCTGAAATAAGTATTGGTCGAGCAGTTTAAACTGGATGCACCAGTCATTGACCCCGCAATCACCACTTCAAATCACCTTTACCGAAACAGTGAGCTATCGCCGCACTCACCTCTAAATATTGTCCCTGTAACACGGATTACGAGTGCGCGAACCTGGTTTGTAGCTAACCTTTGATTGAATTGTATTGCAAATAAAAATAATATGGATATTGTGGCTCCACAATGTGCTACTCGAGAACGCTGACATAGGTTGCCTGCGGAACAACCACCAAGGGTTGGTGGGATTGACGATGAAGAGAAAGCAGAAAGAGAGCGATCGACTGAAAAGAAGCAAACAGTGGGGCATTCCTTGTGTGGCCAGGACCACCATACATGTACCACCAaatttgactttttttttgtagaatCTGCTAGAGATCGAAAGTACGCGAATGTTTCCAAGACAAATGTATCCTGTCATCAGACTTTTTTTGTTCCTTCCATGTTAGTGCCACAAAGCAATTGTGGTTATGGGCGGCCTGCAGACTTGGACAGATAAAGAGAGGATAACAGGAAGCAGAAGGAAACGGGGGTGTTATTATGCGTCCTGATATCAGAGTAGACAACTGCTAATCATTGTCCTGCTGTAATAAGTAACGCCAGGACATTTTGTTTTAGGTTTCGTCCTGAATTATAAGTACTCATTGAGAAATCCCTTCGCTTGCCACATTCCACGTTTCGTGGCAATTTGTAGAATTGAAACGCTCCCGTAAGAGGTATCATAACTCGTAGATACACTCTCGTAGATAAAGGTTAATACCTACACTCAGCACCATGGCACactcgaggaggaggaggaggaggaggaggaggagtgtcgttgggaggaatccgagaggtctgcctgcctgattaggcggcatgtttctcgggaagggaaaggtggtggagaggaggagaggaaagcgtgaagtggaagaccgagcggaatccgctcggggggaggatagctgcgtccatgggccgacttcaggggaactgtgccagcaTACGCCTactacacatctgagggaaacccaggaaaaaccccagatggcacagccggcccgcggattcgaaccgcggacctcccagtctccaagcgcacgcgttaccgctgcgccaccggagctggtggggCACACTCGAAACGTTTTCTCAGCGGGCATTGTTCGCGTATCTTTTTCCTGCCCATTATCGTAAATTGTTGGTCACGTATTGTGCAACCGACGAGTGTGCTTTAATTACTACTTGTGTAGTGAATGCATTTCAGCTACACGGGGCTCGGAAAAGTATAATTTAATTTCTAAAAGCAAGGCTCCGATGTGAAAATTGGCAGTCTCCTCGGTGACATTCACAAAAGCACACATACACTAGAGCACACATATATTGATAGCACACTACTGAATCAAACTCGAGTAGTTTTTCATCCAATTTGTAACAAACGTTCACACCTGAAAATCAGGTGAAGCGCGCTTGTTGTTGACTACGTGCAAGATGTAACTTGTTTTTAATAATTACCTAACGCTGTCTCTTCGAACGCTGTATACATCTGCGCTACTCTTTTGTCCATGCCCTTATGTGTTGCAGTTCCTGCTCTTCCATTACGCTACGATCGTTCTAGGGCTATGTATTGCAGAGCGATAGcaccccagtaaaccaccgatgtcccaaggacgtctacatgatgttaccctcaggacgatgaagacatcctgaggacatcctgaaacataattttgacatacttgggacgtactcagaactgccaaaataacatccgcgcacgtcccaaggaagtccatagtacgtcaatgacgaccttttacggacctctagtggacctttttcccgtgccttagccaggcttactggcgttctctgaacattacatcagcaccgcacagcagtgcgtatcagtggcacaaacaagcaacattagatcaaacactttatttcgtatgaaactgagcgtcatagcatcgtattacctcaccaggtattatatcacagcgtaacatgaccagcatttttttgcattattattgagaacttacatgtctttgaaaacatgatgtccatgaacacacacagcatcggtccacaaggggaaaaacttaaaggtatatgcccgcaatgtccgaagtgcgacgctgaaacatatgttgaagcactggcataaccgacgaccatgctgcactgtgtttcgtacaagtggagatttgcgatgtgtccagcttgcctttcgtgcgcaaaaattaacgctatccaacttcggctatattcacttttcgccacggactcccttccctgccgcgtcatgtgagcttaacctgcaagaaatgtaatttcaaaaacactgctacagcaaaatgtcactgtgaagtacgcatcgacgtatacgcatacctttagacacagcgcctatggttgcagtctgcagtagcctagcattctgcctatcaacagccctattgcctgcgaagacaggaaacgcatggataaccacgtagtaggaacgtgaatgcctcgcacattcactacgtaccttcaaaacgggtaaaatcttgaaaatgacgcgggcgacgccacttggagatccataattcacattcatccgctacgacgtttccacacatctgtaaaagagtcaacaaggtgcgacacattgtacttccctgcaaattctttattaaaatcactcagcattttttacatacagtggcacagccgtaaagccgtggagcacatgacgaagttgcacgggtgaagcgtatgcccaatctgtttcgcagtaaacacaagtcactgaagagctctgaaacgcactttagcgtaacttacctgatgtctttcaacatttctgtgaccttcccacgtcgtgagtgtgctgtcccaaccgcgttgttcaccgcaatgaatacgtcgaaagtatctgaaattcatagattagacattagtaacgggaccactgacgatgttgcatcttcaccttgaaaagtgctggtagggtcacgagtacacttagctgaacgataaagcatagggtaataggaatcaaaagggtaataatcacactgctagcataaagtaatagaacccacacgctaggaatgataccaaacaaaagttgcacgaatcgtacaaacatagaactaacctttaatctaagaaatcgcaaggcttctgATCACTATGCCTGGGGTCTGATCCTCAGCCTGTGCACACATGAAAGCACCCCCAGGCAACACTAgtagggcataaaaacacattcacagcagtccagggcaccagagcaacgacggaacgcgagacaacgggagccagaaaaaggcgtgcgaacgcaacgaagcttgcaagcgaaatggacgccgcccgcagcgcagaaacggcaAGAAGGCCACCTGCCCGCCAGGCCATGCCCCAGCGCCCAGGCGCTCCTCGGAATGTAgcaagggaacggaaagtcgcgcgaagacgggaccaacgctatcggaaagaggactttttcctcttcaaaaacacatctcaatcagcttcctacgccagcaagaacccgatatcgaaaaaaatgccccaggcccatgtatcagagaaccgccgttgccacggtgttctaacaggctccaacagctccccatagagcccatagtttgagataattcacacaacactgggcacacgaccaatgaaattgcgacgtggtggatattatgcacaaccagtcggccaatcaggagcctccatgtctggctggcttttcggtcggtcctggctaccatcgacttctactggatttcaggcctgccgccgttactcggtattcaaaataactaaagcgattttggggtaaaataaagatttatttgatacaaagcactaattcaaagatctgatacatgggtgcactgtgcgtacaaagcccactgcgttgctgacacactgggacaaagttcgaacatgaagcagaacgaacacaccgttcaacttCTAATACCgagagccagtctcatgagtgcgtaccatttcatgatgagcatcttctttcgctgcctgcggtgcatccattatagcgaagcgaaaagcgcttgtgtggcacgtaatcctgtctttgttgacagtcctcgaaatccaacggcgcccgaacttgttcttcacgcttcaactcatgaagcattccggtgccgcagttgacaaattgttcgtgggataatagttgtgtccaggaacagcacaacacgagTAAACTCACAATAACGCACGAATAAatccgcgaacatatttctgcaaactgttctgttgattgacaccaccgagcacgggaggacgacatgccggccatgctatttcgaaactatgctgaaacggccgagacggtgtacgcacatgcgcgcgtacaaaatgcgatttcaaaacgttgtcgaccaatcggagcgcgcgcacagccTAGGCCAATGgacttgcaacatggtgtatgggcgcagtggtacatactctacagccgcgtccgcgggtactTGAGGAGGACTGgttctaactcgagaaccgagagggatagaaagatggggcaagtttctacgcgtttcccatgtcgagtgcgtgtgcccattaagaggaagtcggatccgccgtcggcttcaagcctgaagacagggacaaaaatcggtgaacggtggtcggtgtcaggaatttcgagaatgacgttaagacgtcattctcgaaatCGACGGACCACTGGAAATCGACGGCTGGTCacaattggaaagttgtagagcagggaacagagcacgcgcacacaaaatttcaACTAAATCGTACATCGGGTAATCGACTTACgacaccgaaaagtgggaagcgtttcagggtggctctagccagcctcgcagctcgtcatgctcttaagccgatatcgggaGAACGGAACATCGCGCGCCTGCGGGACAAACGCTGTTGAAAATAGCACATTGAGACCTTCATAACGAAGGCAAACATGAccatgtggcagcaacgggaaggcgttttttttttttggggggggggggagccgctggtcccatgtattgggaggagtgtgaacgcggaatcctctaactcgagaactgctaaatttagagagacgcggtgaattttatcacgtgctccgcgtcgagaacagtggattctccaagtatgaaccctgtccgaggcgaacttctttccaacaagggcactgaagttcggaaaaacgaattttactaacgcgtctccgcctacgagttcgaaaccactacagatcagttcctgtgtgatttgcgcgatcacacagctaatccaggcccgttcggacctgaattttggtctcgatccaacagtccgggcgggatttacaagactttgaaggtgtcagaagcaccgacggttgcctagaattttcaaatatctggacaaccgccaggatttctcacaagccgcaaggtgcacgcgtagggggatggaagggaaattcgtcacaagaaacagcatcccgatatcgccgctgcaggtcaagatattagacacgggaacccatcgcgaaacaccgcgatgtcactctgatggggttaaaccatcactggatggcTAAGAGACGCCACGGcatcaaccgccacctcaagtggcatgtgcagttctcagttggaatctctatgcatatctgatctattctgacctatgatgtcactacggtgccgtaggggacctgggcacattcttcttatttgtccatgctaccaaccttcccgaaccgcgctctctcagatccttattcagttggaatttcaccctttctatctctatgaaaattgcttggcccctggtgaaatccagcccatcaacactctgtgatgagagcttttttggtctttttagaCACGTCAGGACTTCCATCCTTGTGAAGGGGCACATTTAATCGCATTTTATGCCAGTGGGCTCGGGTATCCACACTAGCGAC is from Ornithodoros turicata isolate Travis chromosome 8, ASM3712646v1, whole genome shotgun sequence and encodes:
- the LOC135365909 gene encoding uncharacterized protein LOC135365909 — protein: MLYRSAKCTRDPTSTFQDTFDVFIAVNNAVGTAHSRRGKVTEMLKDIRLGIRFTRATSSCAPRLYGCATMCGNVVADECELWISKWRRPRHFQDFTRFEGNRAVDRQNARLLQTATIGAVSKG